The nucleotide window atcttgtttttaataaaacactAAACCTGACATATCACCTGGCGCAACGCTTACCATGGGTCTGATGAATCTTTCGTATTTGGGCGGCTTGCGGGTGAATCCGTCTCCCACGAAGCAGACTTTGGTAACCATCCTCTTCCATGCCTTCTTCTGCCTCTTCCCCGTGCGGATGACTTTGAGGACCTCCGTCTCCCCCTGGGCTCGGACCTTCGGCAGCGGCACTTCCCATTTAccctgtggaggaggagagctTGCTACCCTGTTTCGCTGTACTTGACGGTGGCTATATCATGCTGGTGAATACACTGGGACTCACagctttctctttcctcttctgcTTGATCATGTTGGAGAGGACCTTGGCCCGGGACTGGCCCTCTCGGTCCAGCAGGTATGCTGGCACGGCTCCCTGGGGGGTCTTCTCGTCATTCTTCTGCTTTGTCTTCCTCTGCTCGTGCATTTTGATGCTGCAGTAACACAAAGGGAGGCACAAAAGTGATCTCATGAGATCTGATAATCGTGGCTTAGAAGTGAATGTGAATGACCTAGCAATGTGTTGGCTATCAGTATGGGATACACTCAGTTCTGACCATGGATTAGTTGATGGCTGAGAAGGGCAGTTATCAATTAATTGTTAACGGagaaagtaatttatttttcttttgacagaattttgctgatgaaaaattcattttcacacagatcaagataaaacaaaaacaacaaaacaaacaaatgtggCCTGCTTGATATGCTTTAGGCTTCCTTGTGCACTTAGCAAGTTAATGCAAGCTCTGTCATCAAGCTTCATCACAGCAAGCCAGTCAGAAAATCCTAACAACGATGAATAAGAAACTACATTTATTTAACGGAACAAGGTGTTTCGTTTTGCAaatacttttcaaaataaacactacttaagaaaataatgtgtttcCACATAATAAGGAATAGTCCTCAGAGAGTCTTCATAATTAACAAAGCGCATTTCACCCTTTTGTCATAATAGGTAAATTTCATACCACTTTGGTAACATTAACATTGTCTGTCAGGCTAATCTAACATTACTGCTGCTGGCTAGCTCAGGTGGaaataaaaagttttgttttagtttttgtgtAAAAGTCTAAAACCTAAAGAATTCGCTCAATTAAGTAAGTTGGACCACACTGCAATGCCTTTCTGCATTATTAACAGTCATGCTGAGTTGTTCTTCTTCTGTGGATGTACTGATCAGTTTAGACTGACTTTAAAGGTACGTTATGTTAAACAATCTACCATAACAATATACTGGTATAATTAAATAAGTCTCACATTATTACATAGAAATGAATAATCTAACAGCAATACCTGAATTGAATTAAAGTTATTTTTCTATCACGGCATTATTTTCTCTGCAATCACATACTCTTGCTTGTAAAACACATTGTTCCACACACTACTCCTGTGAAAGCTATCCATCTTTTAAACTGAAAAGCTTGGAATAACAAAGAAAGCTCCACCTCTCTTAGCATATCACCCAGTATCACCCACAAATATTAAATGGGCCACTTATTTTTAACAGTTTGGGAGAATTTCTGTTGGTTTGCTTTTACTATTGACATATGCGCTGGCAACTGACAGTTGATCAATTGGCAGATTAAGTGGTAGATAGTAGAGATGTCACCAAAGTAATTTTTCCAAGTACTGTTAGCCTTGCAAAAGTTATTATTTGGGGCGTCATACAGATCCAGGCCTCTACAGTGCAACTAGAACAGGGTGCAGGAATAGGGTtggtaactgaaagattgctggtttgattctccaaATCTATTCACAGATTCACAAATCTGTTAAATGTCAATTATTGCAATTTATCGTATGATCGTAGTTTATGACTGTATGTATGCCAACAGCAAAAGATGAGAGTTAGGTACACAGCTTTTATGAGTGAAAACCATGGGGCACTTCAACATCAAAAGTTGACATCAAATTTGCCAAAACACTATGTTCTCCTTTTTTGACCTGGGACCCTGTGTTTCTTGGAATGAAATGTTTACAGTATTCAAACCCTAAAATCTTACAAActgtcaaatatttaaaaaggcattCTTTATCCAGGTAAGTATTTACTGTAGCATTTCAGGTTGATTTAGGGGGattagttattagttattagtCTCTACACCTGCTGACTTGATCATTGTGAAGCAGTCCAGTCACATTTGACGCACTGCAATGTCTTGACAAGCCAGGAACTAATGAGACTGACCATCACCCAAACAATGAACGCTGAGCCCACGTACTGGCAAAGCATCACCAGTAACCCTCTTGCATCAGAGCAGACTGCTATTTTCCGGCGGCAGTACTCACGTCTTCTTCATCTGTATCTTCTCTGCGTGCCTCTGCTTGTGGTAAAGTTTGGCCTTAAGACCGATCATCTTCCTGGCTTTGTGTGAACGCTCATGGGCTTCACGaccctccttcttcctcttcttctcatGATGGTCCAGGCGGTAGCCATGCCGTTTACGGTGTAACTCGATGTGCTCGTTCTGAGGCTGTGAGAGACAGGGCAAAGCTGCAGTGTCAGTCCGTCTCTTCCGAAATACAACTGAGCCAAATCCTTATCTCACAGACGTAGCGACAGACAGTTCAAACCGAGCTCACAGTGGACAGatggcaagctagctagtattgTCGCTGATACAGCTATAGTGTTTAGCTAATTAAGGTACCTGattaacaacagcaacacttcATAGCAAGGAAagcagctggctagctaacgtctCTTTGATAAAGAACAAGTCACAACTATGTTATTAGCTACATCCAAAACATTCGATCTAGCTAAGCGATGACACTGTTCTTACTAACGGACAAGCAAAAAGTGTATTCAAACACATTCTGACTGGATTATCAGGCAGATACGTTTAACCAGAGGTAAATTTAATGAATTATGCTATCGCTACCTACTCAGCTAGAAACATTGACCGAAACGCCAACAGTCGCTCAGCCACGTGCtaacttttaaattaaaacatagcATATAAATGAAGCATCATTCATCTTACCATGTTGGTTTGTGCAGGTCAGTTATTCCGATAATAAAACGTAACAAATTGGGTAGGGATTGTTTCGAAATTTGACttcttttattgctttttactTAAGGCCTGGGATtcctgatgttgtttttttcccagcccGGACTTAAAAGGAAGTACAGCAACGAAAATCGTCCGATCATCGGTACAACACCGGAAGTATCGTCATCAAAGGAACAAAATTTTGTTATAACTCTTCAGCACTTCATGTTGTCCTACAATCAAGCTctgtttcctgtcatttttaaatataaaattaaatgctaattataactgaattaaaattaaacgAGTTTGTCTGGATTCTTTTATCCCATTTCAGAGACCAGAACTGTAAAGCAAAGAACAAGGTTTCCAGTGGATTTATTATGGCTGAACACTGCATCAGATAACGTGACGTAAATGTCATGCATAGTGTCAATTCAGTGTAACTTGCTGTAATCTCACTAGTTTCATAAttgacaatgaaaataaatcttaTTTTATGCTAGACGGTCCTGTAACGGTCGTTGTTTTCAGGGCACTCAGTGTAATATAGTGTCACGAGCTTGCTTTCTAATTTCTTAGGTAGGCAAGTAGATATGAAACTAGTTTGCTAGCTTGCTTTGATAACATTGGCTAGACGCTAAGATATaactaacaagctaattaaacTAGCTTTTATCGtgttattagctagctagcatactGTTTTAGGAGTACACAAGATAGTCGGGTAGATCTTGACGTCTGTTGTGGTAAATGCCATAGttttaattcaataaaatgtttacacaaGCAAGCTAGAAATATTTACTCATTATAGAAGACAAGCAGTTGGAATAATCGCCAGTGATGCTATTCCGAACGACAATGGCCTGGAGGTCTTTCGATGGTCTTGTTGGGGTAAggtaaaacagtttttaaaaaatcagtccATTTGCTTCATTGAAATTTGGTCAACATTAACATTTGTTCTACCCAACATCTCAGTGTACACGGCGTTTGAAGAGTGGAGCTCAAACATGGTGCAGATGGAGACTACAGGCAAAAAGGAGCTACATCTTTCTACCAGGTGCATTAGCTGTCTGCATACATTTCTGCGAGTGGAtgcctgaaaataaaatggtagAATTCAACAATAATATGTCTTACAAAGCCAGGTatcattttgtgtcttttagATGATGTGAAATCAGTGCGTGCAGTGATCAACCCGGATGTATCTAAGTAAGTAGTTATCTATATTCCTTTATCAGCTACAGTGGTGGCATGTCTGCAGTATTCATTCTCACACTAACCCTCTTCATCAGTAGCAACATGGCATTTTTGAATTGACACTGTTTGATGTTTATCAGCTGAGTAAATCAAACATGCAACTACCTGTACTTAATCATTGGATGTTTTGTAATGTCACAATATTAAGATATGCGCAGTGTCTGAGCTGGAGGAAGCAAGGAGACATCAGTAAAGTTGATGTACTTGTCATACAATATACTTAGTTGTTTGTCAAGGCATCTTCATTCTATCCATTCAATGGTGGATAAGATAAGTCTAACATAATTCAAAACGGTTCCTCCAACAGTGCTACACTGATAGAGCTTTGGCTCCTTTTTTCCAGTGTGCCATTTCTGACAGTGCTTACCCCGACTTTGTGTTTTAGAATCCGCAATATTGGCATCATGGCTCACATAGATGCTGGCAAGACGACTACCACAGAGAGAATGCTGTATTACTCTGGATACACCCGTGCATTGGGAGGTGTGGCTGTCCGTTATCACTGGCTCTTTGATTAAACCGTATACATTAGGCGAGCAAATACTCAGCCATGGATGCTTTAAGTCACCGGGTTTTCATTCCCGGTGAACATTTACAGAATGGAACACGTAACCAAGAAGTATAGACAAAGTGAAACACATCGATCcaagtatttgaaaatgcagcatGTTTGTACAGTACTCATGacaggcctgttttttttgtattatttgttgaGTTGACTTTCCACAGTGAGTTAGTTATGCTGATTATGATTTGTACACTTCAATGTTTTTATCTGTGAACCTGAGTTGGACACTGCTGTCACAATGCTCCTTAATTGCTGCAATGGCTTGTCAGCtgtataaatttaatttgtaatatgtaaattgtGCAGTATCTCTGGATGAGACCATCATTCAAGAATCTAAATAACATCAGTTTAATACACACTACGATGTTTTATGTGTTCCTAGATGTTGATGATGGAGACACAGTTACAGATTATATGgcgcaggagagagagaggggaatcACTATACAGTCAGCTGCTGTTACCTTTGACTGGAAAGAGCATAGAATCAACTTGATAGACACTCCAGGTATGGGATCCTCATAAAATTTATCACATGATTGTTGATAAAATATATGTGAATCGTACGTTAAAGCTCTGCTATGGTGTAGAAATGACATCTTTAGAGTTCTTCCCCACCAAAACGCCAAAATGCTTTCTTACGCAGTAGAAATAATGCTGCCCCCCGGTGGTCATTATTCgtattttcagtttaatgaaAGCAGTCCACTACGTAGTCATCGGCAATCATCTGGTATTTATTACACAAACAGTGTACAATACAGTGATTGTGTTTTACTTGACTCAGTACTCTTGTGCACAAACATGTTATTAGTTTGGAATCAAATACTCTAGCAAGTAACGGTCTTATATGTGATTTGATCATAGTAAACAACATTTTCTAATGACTCAGCAATGAGGtttgccccctggtggccatcATGAGCTAGGTCGGTTTTAGCCGAACAAACAGGCTGAAGGGGCGAGTCTGGTATTTCCTGTGGTTTCCAGGGCATGTGGATTTTACAGTGGAAGTGGAGCGGGCTCTGCGGGTTCTGGATGGTGCCGTGGCTGTGTTCGATGCCTCAGCTGGTGTGGAGGTGCGTCAGACTCGGACCCAACATTTCACTTATGTTTCAAACTTGCAAACAGGAATTTCATCCTTCAGCTTAGCTGTCGGCCGTTAAttttgaataacacatttaagagagcaatgctgctgttttacatACGCAACACTGTAATTCCACAGTTTAAGACTGAAATATAAGTTAACAGATATGCTGCATAAAATAATACCCTAAACTGTCATAATATCCATAAAGTGTCATAAATGGTAGTTTATAACTTGAATTCTTTCAGTTAGATGCTTCTCAAATTggatatacatatgtacacatatagtAATGTATAtgctgaaatgtatgttttgttgtgGTAGACAAGAGACTCTGCCATGACAGCTGAATAATCatattcatctgtgtgtgtgtgtgtgtgtgtgtgtgtgtatgcgtgtgtgtgtgtgtgttctgtgggcGACTCCAGGCTCAGACACTCACAGTTTGGCGACAGGCTGACAAGCATCAGGTGCCGCGTATCTGTTTCCTGAACAAGATGGACAAACCAGCAGCCAGGTGAGCATCCCTTAGCACAGAATATTCAGAATCCCAGCGTTATCTGGTATTCATCCGGAGCCATCTTCACCATGTGCAgagtttggggggtgggggggtggggcggggcatTGCCTCCTCTAGCGGCTGAAATATGTCACTACATTCAGTCTGAAGTAGGTCCAATAAAAATATGTCttgtatatacagtgtgtatatatgtatgtgtgtgtatatatatatatatatatatatatcttttgtGCATTCAGTGATTCAGCTAGCTATCTTTCTGGTtatttaacatatatattttacaaccctactgtaacaacaggtgacactgttgctgagcattttctaattgcgtgtgtgtgtgtgtgtgtgtgtgtgtgtgtgtgtgtgtgtgcactatAAGTTGGATATGAGTgagtatgcatatttcataattttcaatttaacacGAAATTGGTTCATGTGGACACTAAATGTTTTAGAAGAgtacatggaaaatgaaagcataacagtataatataaagaaattgatatttcactttcacatttcagaCTTTAACGTTATGGTTGCCAGTGCGCATCagttgtgtgtgcgcatgtgtgaaagacaaatacccTACGTAAGCCTATGTGTGACATAGTACAAAGTGGTCAGAAActgtgttgtttggctttatggCAAGCTCGGCACTATTGtcttctgttactgtatgtatatgcgtAACACGCCACGCAATAGTTGGACTATATACTGatgtcagttaaaaaatgtttgcccccccccccccccccccccagtgcaaATGTCAAACTCCGCCTATGATCTTCACTAATCCAGGATCGAAACATTCAGTAGAACAGAACATAAGTATGACAAGGTTTGATTTTCTGGAACTGAGGTGGCAGTGTGTATAAATTGTCAGTACTCCATTAtcctgtttttgtgttcatggATTATGTTTAGTAATCCATTAaacagtgggcagcagtgtagcacagtggttaaggagcaagactgGTAattgaaaggtttctggttagattccccacgggggcactgctgctctactcctgggcaaggtacttaacccacaactgccgca belongs to Megalops cyprinoides isolate fMegCyp1 chromosome 5, fMegCyp1.pri, whole genome shotgun sequence and includes:
- the nsa2 gene encoding ribosome biogenesis protein NSA2 homolog, which gives rise to MPQNEHIELHRKRHGYRLDHHEKKRKKEGREAHERSHKARKMIGLKAKLYHKQRHAEKIQMKKTIKMHEQRKTKQKNDEKTPQGAVPAYLLDREGQSRAKVLSNMIKQKRKEKAGKWEVPLPKVRAQGETEVLKVIRTGKRQKKAWKRMVTKVCFVGDGFTRKPPKYERFIRPMGLRFKKAHVTHPELKATFCLPILGVKKNPSSPLYTTLGVITKGTVLEVNVSELGLVTQGGKVIWGKYAQVTNNPENDGCINAVLLV